Proteins found in one Candidatus Dependentiae bacterium genomic segment:
- a CDS encoding TraR/DksA family transcriptional regulator, giving the protein MNNLTAIKESLLSRKVELEYALSLMYKEKVSDDQVQDTGDQALSSTLEELKISLHNNELDEYQRIVKALDMIENGSYGICSECGNPISEKRLLLFPNATRCLACQEAVEEGRL; this is encoded by the coding sequence GTGAATAATTTAACGGCTATAAAAGAGAGTTTGCTTTCAAGAAAAGTAGAACTTGAGTACGCACTTTCTTTAATGTATAAAGAAAAAGTAAGTGATGATCAAGTACAAGATACAGGCGATCAGGCGTTGTCTTCAACACTTGAAGAGCTTAAGATTTCTCTTCATAACAATGAGCTTGATGAATATCAACGTATTGTAAAAGCGCTTGATATGATAGAAAACGGTTCATATGGTATTTGTAGTGAATGCGGCAACCCTATTTCTGAAAAAAGATTACTGCTGTTTCCTAATGCTACACGTTGCCTTGCTTGTCAAGAAGCAGTTGAAGAGGGACGTTTATAA
- the rpsI gene encoding 30S ribosomal protein S9 has product MKKETNKTEGARSSNAPLAHGVGRRKSAVARVWLKRGKGNLIVNKKDYTVYFDTEVTRIAAALPFHAYPQASTYDIEVNVCGGGLCAQADATKLGIARALLEMNEAIRPILKQHGLLSVDSRVKERKKYGQKAARRKFQFVKR; this is encoded by the coding sequence ATGAAAAAAGAAACAAACAAAACAGAAGGCGCTCGTTCGTCAAACGCTCCTTTAGCTCATGGTGTTGGTAGACGTAAGTCTGCTGTTGCACGTGTATGGCTTAAAAGAGGTAAAGGTAATCTTATAGTAAACAAGAAAGATTATACTGTATACTTTGATACAGAAGTTACCCGCATAGCTGCAGCTTTGCCATTTCATGCTTATCCACAAGCGTCAACCTATGACATTGAAGTAAATGTGTGTGGTGGCGGACTATGTGCTCAAGCAGATGCTACCAAGCTTGGTATCGCTCGTGCTTTACTAGAAATGAACGAAGCTATACGTCCTATTTTAAAACAACATGGTCTTTTATCGGTTGACTCTCGCGTAAAAGAACGTAAAAAATATGGACAAAAAGCAGCTCGTCGTAAATTCCAATTTGTAAAACGCTAA
- a CDS encoding nucleoside deaminase, which produces MIIHTQDDYYMQQALELAEIAFSKQEVPIGSVVVNAQSVIIGRGYNSTQATYSQTGHAEVRAIEDAGQTTKDWRLDKCTLYVTLEPCLMCMSLIGLSRIERIVYGAKSPLFGYHLDKESLPDLYKKQIKGVTSGVLAQESELLLKRFFKTKRNRDRE; this is translated from the coding sequence ATGATCATACATACACAAGATGACTATTATATGCAGCAAGCGCTTGAGCTTGCTGAAATTGCTTTTAGCAAACAAGAAGTACCTATAGGTTCGGTTGTTGTTAATGCTCAAAGTGTTATTATTGGTCGTGGCTATAATAGTACACAAGCTACCTATAGCCAAACTGGTCATGCAGAGGTGCGTGCTATTGAAGATGCTGGTCAAACTACTAAAGATTGGCGGCTTGATAAATGCACACTATATGTGACTTTAGAGCCGTGCTTGATGTGTATGAGTTTAATTGGACTAAGTCGTATTGAGCGTATAGTATATGGGGCTAAGTCACCTCTTTTTGGTTATCACCTTGACAAAGAGAGCTTGCCAGATTTATATAAAAAACAGATTAAAGGTGTAACTAGCGGTGTGTTAGCACAAGAGTCAGAGTTATTGTTAAAAAGATTTTTTAAGACAAAAAGGAACAGAGACCGTGAATAA